A window of Haloarcula marismortui ATCC 43049 genomic DNA:
TCTGAAACGGATGTAGACGGTGACGATTGGTTTGACCTCAAGAACATCGAAATCACAGTTCTTGTTCGTACACCAATATTCACTACTGCGTTTTATGTTGACGATGACGATGAAGTACAAGGGCCATATTATGATTGGACCGTCTTTACCGTTCGAATGTCAGAGATTGAGTATTTAGAAGCAGTATACTTCAATTCACCGTCTACTATGAGAATTGCGGTTCCTGATACAGAATGGAGTATTGGTGATGGGGGCGCTCGTCAAAAAGAAATTCCTCATAAAACGAACTACGGAAGTAATGTGACTGTAGGCAATATTTCTGAGCCAGTTGCTCAAGAATCAGATGATGCGGTAGTGCAACTACTAGAAGCCGCTGTTTTTCCAGATAGAAGCCCTAATGAATTTGTTGGTGCAAATCCGCTACGGTTCGCAGTTGGGCGAGCAGTAAGTAAACGCTGGGCACGCAAAATCGAAGAAGCATTCGAAAACAAACACTATCTATCATCGCTTGAAACCCCTGACTACCACAAGCTAACAGTATTGAAAGCATTTGTTGGCGATGCACTCCCATATAAATGGACTCTTGGTAGATACCACAATTCACCAGAAGAAAGCATTATCGAACTGTTCAAGAATGGAACAGAAGGTGTCGAGAACACGGAGGGTGCAGACTGTGTGACAGCATCTATTCTATTCGCAGGTATTGGCTATTGGCTTGTTGATGCTGAACCAGTACTTCCGTGGGTATATGTAAGTGGGCGTGTAAAACACTTGTTCACAGGGTGGGGTGGATTAGATATGCCAGACTTGAGTAGAAACCGAAGCCCTAACGCATTAGGGTATGAAGGTCCAGACACACCGCATTCTAGTGATAAAATTTCATATGATTATTGGAATGTTGAATGTACAGAAGGGTTTTCATCGATTGGATTTATCCGAGGTTCGATTGCTGACACGCAGTATCTCGCAGCTTGGTCAAATGGAGACCCTCTTCAACTGACAACACACATTCGATTAAATGAAGCCGATGAACCAGATATCGATGGTGAGATTAAAGTTGACCGAACCGAAAATGAGGGGATAATCAAAGTGTTTGACGATAATCCGCTATATCGATTCGAGTCAGAATAGAGACGCTACGCTATATCTCAAACAGTTCGTGTATGCTGTCTCGTATTGTTTGTAGTGTTGGTCGCTCGTCAACTTCACTTGAACATCCGTGTAACAATACTTTTGATACATCTTTTTGGAGTTCAGACGACTGTAACACATCCACAAAGAAACAGCACAACTGATAATTCTCTGTCAACCGTAATTGCGACTCAGTAATAGCTCCGGACCACTCTGAAACGTCAGGCGGAACCCGCCAAATAATAGATACAGAGTCGTTTCTGAGCAGGGACTCACTTCCCCCAGAAGGGGTCGCGGTTCCGGTGTTTCTCCAGATACATCGACAGCGCCTCGCGCTCGTCGACGGAGATGTCTTCCTTGAGTTCCTGTTCGAGAATCTTTGCGTGCTTTTCGGGGATTTCGACCCAGAGGTCGTCGCCTTCCTCGACTTGGCGGCCGACGGTCGGCCCCTGAATGGAGACAGCCATGCGCTCACCGGCGCGGGCCGAGTCGACGTCTTCGCCCTCGTCCTGAATCGTTTTGAGAGTCCCGACGCGGTTCGCCTCGCCGTTCTCCCACCTGACGACGTTGACGTTCCGACGGAGTTCACCGGAGAGGATTTCGACGCCGACGACGGCCGGGTCGGACTGGCGGAAGGTGTGATCCTGCAGAATGCGGAACTTCGCCGGGCGGGTGATGTTCTCCAGAATCTGCTCCTGCTGGGCCTCCTCGATGGCGGTGACGTGGTCGTCGTAGGACTCGACGAGCTGGTAGATGACGTCGTCTTCGAACAGTTTCACGTCCTCCTGTTCGGCGAGGTCCCGCGCGTCGTCGAGCACGTCGACGCTGAACGCCAGAATCGCCTGATTGGTCGACTCGCCGGCCGTTTCGGCGACTCGCACGTCCCGCGGTGCGACCGCGCCGACCTCGGCCCGCATCACCGGGATTTCTTCCTCTTCGAGCGTACTGGAGAGGGCCTCCAGCGACCCGAGCGTGTCGGCCTTGATGACGACCCCTTCTTCCTGTGTCGTCACTTCGATTTCGGCGAGTTCCTCCTCCACCTCGGCGATGACCTCGCTTCGGTCGCGGTCGCGGATGACGCGGATCGGCGCGCCGGCCATCGCATCGCCGAGTTCCGGCGCGGCGATTTTGACACCGTCGGCGGCGGCGACCTCGTCGACCTGCTCGAACTCCTGTTCGGTCCGGATCTCTTCGAGCGGGCGTGGCCGAAGCAGCGCACGCACGTCAGTGATGATCGGCCCTTGCAGCCCGCCGACGACGATGGTATCGTCGTTGCGGATGGTCCCGTCGTAGATGATGGCGTCGAGCGTCGTCCCGAACCCCTGGGTGTCTTTCACTTCGAGGACAGTCCCAACACCGGGACCGCTGGTGTCGATTTCCATCTCCTCTTTCATGTAGCGCTGGGACAGCCCCATCATCACCGTCAGCAGGTCAGGGATGCCCTCGCTCGTTTCGGCCGAGACCGGCACGACGCCGATGTTGGCCTGGAAGTTCTGGACGCGCCAGTACATATCCGCGGAGAAGCCGTTGTCCGAGAGTTCGCCGATAATCTCGTACAGCTTCTCGTTGAGGTCGGACTGCACGCGGTCGGACTGTGCGTCCATCGTCTGCTGGACCGGTTGCCCCTCGTTAGGGTTCCAGCCGGGGACGGTGTCAATCTTGTTTGCGGCGACGATAAACGGCGTCTGGGTTCGCTTGAGGATGTCGATGGCCTCCAGCGTCTGGGGCTGGAAGCCGTCGTTGACATCGACGACGAGGATGGCGATGTCGGCGAGCGCGCCACCGCGGGAACGGAGCGTCGAGAAGGAGTGGTGGCCCGGCGTGTCAATGAACAGCAGGCCGGGCAGGTCGAAGTCCGTCGGGTCGACCAGGTCACCAGCAATCTCGGAAATCACGTCAAGCGGGACGGCTGTCGCGCCGATGTGCTGTGTAATCGCGCCCGATTCGCCGGCGGTGACGGCCGAACCGCGGATCTTGTCGAGCAGGCTCGTCTTCCCGTGGTCGACGTGGCCCAGAACGGCGACGATGGGCGTCCGCAGGGTGTCGTCGGTGGCTGTTGTGGGGTCCGTGTCAGACATAGATGGCTCCAGAAGTTGTCAGAACCGAGTCGTCGGTGGCAGTTAAGTTCGTCGTCATCAAACGCACGCAACCGAACGTGGGGCTAAGCGGGCGTCACTCGGTTACAGTGAACGACCCTGTCATGCCGATGCTCTGGTGAGGGACGCAGTGGTACTCGTATTCTCCGGGGACCTCAAACGTGTAGGCGTACTCGTAGCCGGAACTGTACGTCTTTCCGTCGTCTCCGGGCGTCCCCGTCCAGTCGCTGCCTTCCGGCGTCGCGGTCGATTTGACGTTGTGGCCGCCGGCCTCCCAGACCCATAGCACGGTGCTTCCAGCGGGGACCTCGAACGTTTCCGGGGCGAAACTGAAGCTTCCCGGCGCGACGGCGACCTCCTGTTCGGCGTCCACCGACGTTCCAGTGGAGGCCGGCGTTTCGGTCGAAGTGGCAGTCTCAGTCGGTGTTGGTGTTTCGGTTGGGGTTGCGGTCTCCGTCGACGTCGTCACCGAATCAGTCGGCGTTGCTGTCGCAGTACGGGTTGATACTTGCGTAGCGGTGGCCGTCGCTGTTGGGGATGATTCACCGCTGTCGCCACCACTGCAGCCCGCGATAGTCCCGGTAACGACGGCCGTGAGCGCGCCGAGAAACTGACGCCTGTTCCGGTCCATGCGTACTCGTAGGACGCCTGCCGCTTAGGGCTGCTGCCTACTGTGACTGTGCGATCCCGGTCACAGAACGACTCCACTGGGACTCTCAACACTTGCTTACCCAGCGTTTCTATCCGTGACTGTCGCTGTCGGCGACCATCGTTCTCTCGTCGGATATCCCCGTGGCGTTTATGTAACCTCGTTCGGAACAAGGAGGTATGGCTGCAATACTCGCAGAAAACCTGTCGGGGAAAGACGTGATGGGGACTGATGGCGCGGAGATCGGCAGTCTCTACAACATCACGATGGACTTCTCCTCGGGCGCGCTGCACAACCTCGTTATCGACCCCGCGGAGTCGCTCCGTAACACAAACTTCGAGTACAGCGACCAGGGCCGCCTGCTTGTCCCGGTTGAGCGGGTCAAGGCAGTGAAAGACCACATGATCGTTAAACGCTAGATGTACGTTCTTGACTCCTCGGCATTTATCAACGAGTATCACACCGACGAGCAGATAGCAACGATT
This region includes:
- the infB gene encoding translation initiation factor IF-2; this translates as MSDTDPTTATDDTLRTPIVAVLGHVDHGKTSLLDKIRGSAVTAGESGAITQHIGATAVPLDVISEIAGDLVDPTDFDLPGLLFIDTPGHHSFSTLRSRGGALADIAILVVDVNDGFQPQTLEAIDILKRTQTPFIVAANKIDTVPGWNPNEGQPVQQTMDAQSDRVQSDLNEKLYEIIGELSDNGFSADMYWRVQNFQANIGVVPVSAETSEGIPDLLTVMMGLSQRYMKEEMEIDTSGPGVGTVLEVKDTQGFGTTLDAIIYDGTIRNDDTIVVGGLQGPIITDVRALLRPRPLEEIRTEQEFEQVDEVAAADGVKIAAPELGDAMAGAPIRVIRDRDRSEVIAEVEEELAEIEVTTQEEGVVIKADTLGSLEALSSTLEEEEIPVMRAEVGAVAPRDVRVAETAGESTNQAILAFSVDVLDDARDLAEQEDVKLFEDDVIYQLVESYDDHVTAIEEAQQEQILENITRPAKFRILQDHTFRQSDPAVVGVEILSGELRRNVNVVRWENGEANRVGTLKTIQDEGEDVDSARAGERMAVSIQGPTVGRQVEEGDDLWVEIPEKHAKILEQELKEDISVDEREALSMYLEKHRNRDPFWGK
- a CDS encoding plastocyanin/azurin family copper-binding protein; its protein translation is MDRNRRQFLGALTAVVTGTIAGCSGGDSGESSPTATATATQVSTRTATATPTDSVTTSTETATPTETPTPTETATSTETPASTGTSVDAEQEVAVAPGSFSFAPETFEVPAGSTVLWVWEAGGHNVKSTATPEGSDWTGTPGDDGKTYSSGYEYAYTFEVPGEYEYHCVPHQSIGMTGSFTVTE
- a CDS encoding PRC-barrel domain-containing protein, with amino-acid sequence MAAILAENLSGKDVMGTDGAEIGSLYNITMDFSSGALHNLVIDPAESLRNTNFEYSDQGRLLVPVERVKAVKDHMIVKR